The Muricauda sp. SCSIO 65647 genome includes a region encoding these proteins:
- the rpoB gene encoding DNA-directed RNA polymerase subunit beta — translation MFKNQTERINFASAKNIPEYPDFLDIQIKSFQDFFQLETKSDKRGNEGLYNTFMENFPITDTRNQFVLEFLDYFIDPPRYTIQECIERGLTYSVPLKARLKLYCTDPEHEDFETIVQDVYLGTIPYMTPSGTFVVNGAERVVVSQLHRSPGVFFGQSFHANGTKLYSARVIPFKGSWIEFATDINGVMYAYIDRKKKLPVTTLFRAIGYERDKDILEIFDLSEEIKVSKTGLKKVLGRKLAARVLNTWHEDFVDEDTGEVVSIERNEIVLDRDTVLEKEHVDEILDADVKTILLHKENNAQSDYAIIHNTLQKDPTNSEKEAVEHIYRQLRNAEPPDEETARGIIDKLFFSDQRYNLGEVGRYRMNKKLGLDIAMDEQVLTKEDIITIIKYLIELINSKAEIDDIDHLSNRRVRTVGEQLSQQFGVGLARMARTIRERMNVRDNEVFTPIDLINAKTLSSVINSFFGTNQLSQFMDQTNPLAEITHKRRMSALGPGGLSRERAGFEVRDVHYTHYGRLCPIETPEGPNIGLISSLSVFAKVNSMGFLETPYRKVAKGKVDTKDFIYLSAEEEEGMKIAQANIPLKNDGAIERDKVIAREEGDFPVVDPKEVNYTDVAPNQIASISASLIPFLEHDDANRALMGSNMMRQAVPLLRPESPIVGTGLERQVATDSRVLINAEGDGVVEYVDSHKIIIKYTRNEEERLVSFEEDSKTYELVKFRKTNQGTCINLKPIVKKGDKVKRGQVLCEGYATQSGELALGRNLKVAFMPWKGYNFEDAIVISEKVVREDIFTSIHIDEYALEVRDTKLGAEELTNDIPNVSEEATKDLDEYGMIRIGAEVKPGDILIGKITPKGESDPTPEEKLLRAIFGDKAGDVKDASMKAPPSLNGVVIDKKLFSRSIKDKRKRSEDKEAITRLEMDYEVKFQQLKDVLVKKLFELVNGKTSQGVQNDLGEEVLPKGKKYTIKMLNAVDDFAHLVSGSWTTDEKTNVLVNDLLHNYKIKLNDLQGNLRRDKFTISVGDELPAGIMKLAKVYIAKKRKLKVGDKMAGRHGNKGIVARIVRQEDMPFLEDGTPVDIVLNPLGVPSRMNIGQIYETVLGWAGQNLEKKFATPIFDGATLDEINELTDEAAVPRFGHTYLYDGGTGQRFHQPATVGVIYMLKLGHMVDDKMHARSIGPYSLITQQPLGGKAQFGGQRFGEMEVWALEAYGASSTLRELLTVKSDDVIGRAKTYESIVKGESMPEPGLPESFNVLMHELKGLGLDIRLEE, via the coding sequence ATGTTCAAAAATCAGACTGAAAGAATAAATTTCGCATCCGCTAAGAACATACCGGAATACCCGGATTTCTTGGACATTCAGATCAAATCGTTTCAAGATTTTTTTCAGCTTGAGACCAAATCTGACAAAAGAGGCAATGAAGGGCTCTACAATACCTTCATGGAGAATTTCCCCATTACGGACACCAGAAACCAGTTCGTACTTGAGTTTTTGGATTATTTTATAGATCCGCCCCGATACACCATTCAAGAGTGTATTGAGCGCGGACTTACCTATAGCGTACCGTTGAAGGCACGTTTGAAATTGTACTGTACCGATCCCGAACACGAAGATTTCGAGACCATTGTACAAGATGTGTACTTGGGCACCATCCCTTACATGACACCAAGTGGAACGTTTGTGGTCAATGGGGCCGAAAGGGTCGTGGTTTCACAATTGCACCGGTCACCAGGGGTTTTCTTTGGCCAGTCTTTCCATGCCAATGGTACAAAATTGTACTCGGCAAGGGTCATTCCGTTCAAAGGTTCTTGGATTGAGTTTGCGACCGATATCAATGGAGTGATGTACGCTTACATTGATCGAAAGAAAAAATTACCGGTCACTACCCTGTTCAGGGCCATTGGTTATGAAAGGGACAAAGATATCCTTGAGATTTTTGACCTTTCAGAAGAAATCAAGGTTTCTAAAACTGGCCTGAAAAAGGTACTTGGTCGAAAATTGGCGGCCAGGGTATTGAACACATGGCACGAAGATTTTGTTGATGAAGATACCGGTGAAGTAGTCTCTATCGAGCGAAACGAGATTGTTTTGGATCGTGACACGGTTTTGGAAAAAGAGCATGTCGATGAAATTTTGGATGCTGACGTAAAGACCATTCTTCTCCATAAAGAGAACAATGCACAGTCTGATTACGCCATCATTCACAATACACTTCAAAAAGACCCGACCAACTCTGAAAAAGAGGCCGTAGAACACATCTATCGTCAACTGCGTAATGCAGAACCGCCAGATGAAGAAACGGCAAGGGGTATCATAGATAAGTTGTTCTTCTCTGACCAGCGTTACAACCTTGGTGAAGTAGGGCGTTACCGAATGAACAAAAAATTGGGTCTTGACATCGCAATGGATGAGCAGGTCTTGACCAAAGAAGATATCATTACAATAATCAAGTATTTGATCGAGTTGATCAATTCAAAAGCTGAGATAGATGATATCGACCACTTATCAAATCGTCGTGTTAGAACCGTTGGTGAGCAATTATCGCAACAGTTCGGTGTTGGTCTTGCCCGTATGGCAAGAACCATTCGTGAGCGAATGAATGTTCGTGACAATGAGGTCTTTACCCCAATTGATTTGATCAATGCGAAAACTTTGTCTTCGGTGATCAACTCATTCTTTGGAACGAACCAATTGTCTCAGTTCATGGATCAAACCAATCCTTTGGCCGAGATTACCCACAAGCGAAGAATGTCGGCATTGGGACCTGGTGGCCTTTCGCGTGAGAGAGCAGGTTTTGAGGTACGTGATGTTCACTATACCCATTACGGTAGGCTGTGCCCGATCGAGACACCAGAAGGTCCGAACATTGGCCTGATTTCCTCATTATCGGTATTTGCAAAGGTGAATTCCATGGGCTTCTTGGAGACACCATATCGAAAAGTGGCGAAAGGAAAGGTCGATACCAAAGACTTCATTTATTTGAGCGCAGAAGAAGAAGAGGGAATGAAAATCGCCCAGGCCAATATTCCGTTGAAGAATGATGGTGCGATCGAGCGCGATAAGGTAATTGCCCGTGAAGAAGGCGATTTTCCAGTGGTTGACCCAAAAGAAGTCAACTACACCGATGTTGCCCCTAATCAGATTGCCTCAATTTCGGCATCATTGATCCCATTCTTGGAGCATGATGATGCGAACCGTGCTTTAATGGGGTCGAACATGATGCGTCAAGCCGTTCCATTGCTGCGACCAGAGTCACCGATTGTCGGTACAGGCCTAGAAAGGCAAGTGGCCACCGATTCGAGGGTATTGATCAATGCAGAGGGTGATGGGGTTGTTGAATATGTTGATTCACACAAGATCATCATAAAATACACCCGAAACGAAGAAGAACGTTTGGTGAGCTTTGAGGAAGATTCCAAGACCTACGAATTGGTCAAGTTCAGAAAGACAAACCAAGGTACCTGTATCAATTTGAAGCCTATCGTCAAAAAAGGCGATAAAGTGAAAAGGGGCCAAGTACTTTGCGAAGGTTACGCTACCCAGAGTGGTGAGCTGGCCTTGGGTAGAAACCTCAAGGTAGCCTTTATGCCTTGGAAAGGGTATAACTTCGAGGATGCCATTGTGATTTCTGAAAAAGTGGTCCGGGAAGATATCTTTACATCCATACACATTGATGAATATGCCTTGGAGGTAAGGGATACCAAACTCGGTGCCGAAGAATTGACCAATGACATTCCGAATGTTTCTGAAGAAGCCACTAAAGATCTTGATGAATACGGCATGATCCGTATCGGTGCAGAAGTCAAACCTGGAGACATATTGATCGGTAAGATTACCCCAAAAGGTGAATCTGATCCAACTCCTGAAGAAAAGCTTCTTCGTGCCATCTTTGGCGATAAGGCAGGCGATGTAAAAGATGCTTCGATGAAAGCACCGCCATCATTGAACGGTGTCGTTATCGACAAGAAGCTCTTCTCCCGTTCAATCAAAGACAAGAGAAAACGCTCTGAGGATAAAGAAGCCATCACCAGACTGGAAATGGATTACGAGGTGAAATTCCAGCAATTGAAAGATGTTCTGGTCAAAAAACTCTTTGAGTTGGTCAATGGCAAAACCTCGCAGGGCGTTCAGAACGATCTAGGTGAGGAAGTTCTTCCGAAAGGCAAGAAATATACCATCAAAATGCTCAATGCAGTTGATGATTTTGCCCATTTGGTCAGTGGCAGTTGGACAACCGATGAAAAGACCAATGTTTTGGTCAACGATCTATTGCACAACTATAAGATCAAGTTGAACGATCTACAAGGAAACCTAAGAAGAGACAAGTTCACGATTTCTGTGGGCGATGAGCTACCTGCGGGCATCATGAAGTTGGCCAAGGTCTACATCGCCAAAAAGCGTAAGCTGAAGGTCGGTGACAAGATGGCCGGTCGTCACGGTAACAAAGGTATCGTTGCCCGTATCGTTCGTCAAGAAGATATGCCGTTCTTGGAAGATGGAACGCCCGTTGATATCGTGTTGAACCCATTGGGTGTACCATCACGTATGAACATCGGTCAGATTTATGAGACCGTTTTGGGTTGGGCCGGACAAAATCTCGAAAAGAAATTCGCAACACCGATTTTTGATGGTGCCACACTTGACGAAATCAACGAGTTGACCGATGAAGCAGCGGTGCCACGATTCGGCCATACCTATCTGTATGATGGTGGTACCGGTCAACGTTTCCATCAGCCAGCCACTGTTGGGGTCATTTACATGCTGAAACTGGGTCACATGGTCGATGACAAGATGCATGCCAGATCCATTGGCCCATACTCCCTTATCACACAACAACCATTGGGTGGTAAAGCCCAGTTTGGTGGCCAACGTTTCGGTGAGATGGAGGTTTGGGCTCTGGAAGCCTATGGCGCATCATCTACCCTTCGTGAATTGTTGACCGTGAAATCTGACGATGTTATCGGTAGGGCAAAGACCTATGAGTCAATTGTCAAGGGAGAGAGCATGCCAGAACCTGGATTGCCAGAATCTTTCAATGTATTGATGCACGAGCTCAAAGGATTGGGTCTTGATATCAGATTGGAAGAGTAA
- the rplJ gene encoding 50S ribosomal protein L10, protein MTREEKATVIEDLTTQLAENANIYLADISGLDAMTTSNLRRACFKANIKLSVVKNTLLAKAMEVSDKEFGELPEVLKGNTSLMLAETGNAPAKLIKSFRKKSDRPLLKGAFIEEAIYIGDENLETLVNIKSKEEVIGDIIGLLQSPAKNVISGLKSGGGKLAGILKTLSEK, encoded by the coding sequence ATGACAAGAGAAGAAAAAGCAACCGTAATTGAAGATTTGACTACGCAGTTAGCTGAGAACGCCAACATTTATTTGGCAGATATCTCAGGGTTGGATGCGATGACGACCTCTAATTTGAGGAGGGCGTGCTTCAAGGCCAATATTAAACTGTCTGTTGTCAAGAATACATTGCTTGCAAAGGCAATGGAAGTTTCAGATAAAGAATTTGGTGAGCTTCCTGAAGTATTGAAGGGGAATACATCTTTGATGCTTGCGGAAACGGGGAATGCCCCTGCCAAGCTTATCAAGAGTTTCAGAAAGAAATCAGATAGGCCCTTGTTAAAGGGTGCCTTCATTGAGGAGGCCATTTACATTGGGGATGAAAACCTTGAAACTTTGGTCAATATCAAATCCAAAGAAGAGGTTATCGGAGATATTATCGGATTGTTGCAGTCACCCGCCAAGAACGTTATTTCAGGGCTTAAATCAGGTGGCGGCAAATTGGCCGGAATACTCAAGACCCTATCTGAAAAATAA
- the rplK gene encoding 50S ribosomal protein L11, producing MAKEVDKVVKLQVRGGAANPSPPVGPALGAAGVNIMEFCKQFNARTQDKQGKVLPVAITVYKDKSFEFVVKTPPAAVQLLEAAKIKKGSGEPNRVKSGSVTWDQVKTIAEDKMVDLNAFTVESAMSMVAGTARSMGLKVAGKRPF from the coding sequence ATGGCAAAAGAAGTAGATAAGGTTGTAAAACTACAAGTTAGGGGAGGTGCTGCGAACCCATCGCCACCGGTCGGACCCGCCTTAGGTGCTGCTGGTGTTAACATCATGGAGTTCTGCAAGCAGTTCAATGCACGTACGCAGGACAAGCAAGGCAAAGTTTTGCCCGTGGCTATCACCGTATACAAAGACAAATCATTTGAATTTGTTGTAAAGACACCACCGGCGGCCGTTCAGTTGTTGGAAGCAGCTAAGATTAAGAAAGGATCTGGCGAACCTAACAGAGTCAAGTCGGGGTCTGTTACTTGGGATCAAGTAAAGACCATTGCCGAAGACAAAATGGTCGATTTGAATGCTTTTACCGTAGAATCAGCAATGAGCATGGTTGCAGGTACGGCACGTTCAATGGGCCTAAAGGTTGCAGGCAAAAGACCTTTTTAA
- the rpoC gene encoding DNA-directed RNA polymerase subunit beta' produces the protein MARIKDNNTPKRFNKISIGLSSPEAILAESRGEVLKPETINYRTHKPERDGLFCERIFGPVKDYECACGKYKRIRYRGIVCDRCGVEVTEKKVRRDRVGHINLVVPVAHIWYFRSLPNKIGYLLGLPSKKLDMIIYYERYVVIQPGIAKGPEGEEIQKMDFLTEEEYLNILDTIPAENQYLEDSDPDKFIAKMGAECLIDLLARIDLKELSYELRHKANTETSKQRKTEALKRLQVVEALREAQDNRENRPEWMIMKVIPVIPPELRPLVPLDGGRFATSDLNDLYRRVIIRNNRLKRLMEIKAPEVILRNEKRMLQESVDSLFDNTRKASAVKTESNRPLKSLSDSLKGKQGRFRQNLLGKRVDYSARSVIVVGPEMKLYECGLPKDMAAELYKPFIIRKLIERGIVKTVKSAKKIIDKKEPVVWDILENVLKGHPVLLNRAPTLHRLGIQAFQPKLIEGKAIRLHPLACTAFNADFDGDQMAVHLPLGPEAILEAQLLMLASQNILNPANGSPITVPSQDMVLGLYYMTKERKSSKEYPVKGEGLTFYSDEEVVIAFNEGRVDLNAGIKVRAKDFNEEGELVYQIIETTVGRVLFNRVVPENAGFINDVLNKKSLRNIIGKILSVTDVPTTANFLDRIKTMGYDFAFKGGLSFSLGDIIIPEEKHEMIADANGQVDGIMANYNMGLITNNERYNQVIDVWTSTNAMLTELAMKRIREDQQGFNSVYMMLDSGARGSKEQIRQLTGMRGLMAKPKKSTAGGGEIIENPILSNFKEGLSILEYFISTHGARKGLADTALKTADAGYLTRRLVDVSQDVIVTIEDCETLRGIEVEALKKNEEIVETLGERILGRVSLHDVYDPMTEELLLTSGQEIKEEDVAKIEASPIEKIEVRSALTCEAPKGICAKCYGRNLATNKMVQRGEAVGVVAAQSIGEPGTQLTLRTFHVGGIAGNISEDNKLEAKYDGVAEIEDLRTVVGENSEGQKANIVISRTSEIKIVDEKTGITLSTNNIPYGSQLFIKNGAKVKKGDVICQWDPYNGVIVSEFTGQIAYENIEQGVTYQVEIDEQTGFQEKVISESRNKKLIPTLLIKDGKGEVLRSYNLPVGSHLMVDDGNKIKEGKILVKIPRKSAKAGDITGGLPRVTELFEARNPSNPAVVSEIDGVVSFGKIKRGNREIIIESKTEEIKKYLVKLSNQILVQENDYVRAGMPLSDGSITPDDILAIKGPSAVQQYLVNEVQEVYRLQGVKINDKHFEVVVRQMMRKVQIQDPGDTIFLENQLVHKDDFIHENDEIFGKKVVEDPGESENLKAGQIISARELRDENSLLKRSDKAVVTARDAIAATATPVLQGITRASLQTKSFISAASFQETTKVLNEAAVSGKVDTLEGLKENVIVGHKIPAGTGMRDYDSIIVGSKEEYDEIMARKEEFKF, from the coding sequence ATGGCAAGAATTAAGGATAATAATACACCAAAAAGGTTCAACAAAATTTCAATCGGACTTTCATCGCCAGAGGCAATCTTGGCTGAGTCACGAGGCGAGGTCTTGAAACCTGAAACCATTAATTACCGAACACACAAGCCAGAGCGTGACGGATTGTTCTGCGAGCGTATCTTCGGCCCGGTAAAAGATTATGAGTGTGCCTGTGGTAAGTACAAGCGCATTCGCTATCGTGGTATCGTTTGTGACCGTTGTGGAGTTGAGGTTACCGAGAAAAAAGTTCGTAGAGATAGGGTAGGCCACATCAACTTGGTTGTACCTGTGGCCCATATCTGGTACTTCAGGTCGCTTCCAAACAAAATAGGGTACCTTCTTGGATTACCTTCCAAGAAACTTGACATGATCATTTACTATGAAAGGTATGTGGTCATTCAACCAGGTATTGCCAAAGGCCCGGAAGGAGAGGAAATACAAAAGATGGATTTCTTGACCGAAGAGGAATATCTAAATATTTTAGATACCATTCCGGCTGAAAACCAATACTTGGAAGATTCTGACCCTGACAAATTTATTGCCAAGATGGGTGCGGAATGTTTGATCGATCTTTTGGCAAGAATTGACCTCAAAGAGCTTTCGTACGAATTGAGGCACAAGGCCAATACAGAGACTTCCAAGCAGCGAAAAACAGAGGCATTGAAGCGACTTCAAGTGGTAGAGGCCCTTCGTGAAGCGCAGGATAATCGTGAAAACCGCCCAGAGTGGATGATCATGAAGGTGATTCCTGTAATTCCGCCTGAATTGCGCCCATTGGTACCCTTGGATGGAGGCCGTTTTGCCACATCTGACTTGAATGATCTGTATCGTAGGGTCATTATCAGAAACAACCGTTTAAAGCGCCTGATGGAAATCAAGGCGCCAGAGGTGATCCTGAGAAACGAAAAAAGGATGCTTCAAGAGTCGGTGGACTCCCTTTTCGATAACACTAGAAAAGCATCTGCAGTAAAGACAGAATCAAACAGGCCCTTGAAATCACTTTCTGATTCATTGAAGGGCAAACAAGGGCGTTTCAGGCAGAACCTTTTAGGTAAACGTGTTGACTACTCTGCACGTTCGGTAATTGTCGTGGGTCCTGAGATGAAGCTGTACGAATGTGGTCTACCAAAAGATATGGCAGCAGAACTTTACAAACCGTTTATTATCAGAAAACTGATTGAAAGGGGTATTGTAAAGACCGTGAAATCTGCCAAAAAGATCATTGACAAGAAAGAACCCGTTGTTTGGGATATTCTTGAAAACGTGCTAAAGGGGCACCCAGTATTGCTCAATCGGGCCCCCACGTTGCACCGTTTGGGTATTCAGGCGTTTCAGCCAAAATTGATAGAGGGTAAAGCAATTCGTTTGCACCCTTTGGCGTGTACGGCGTTCAATGCTGACTTCGACGGCGACCAAATGGCCGTTCACTTACCGTTGGGGCCTGAGGCCATTCTTGAGGCGCAATTGTTGATGTTGGCCTCACAGAACATTCTGAATCCGGCGAACGGTTCACCGATTACGGTACCCTCGCAAGATATGGTATTGGGTCTTTACTACATGACCAAAGAGCGAAAGTCATCTAAAGAATATCCTGTAAAGGGTGAAGGGTTGACTTTTTACTCAGATGAAGAGGTGGTCATCGCCTTTAACGAGGGCAGGGTAGATTTGAATGCGGGCATCAAGGTAAGGGCCAAAGATTTCAATGAAGAAGGAGAGCTGGTATATCAAATTATCGAGACTACCGTAGGTAGGGTATTGTTCAACCGGGTAGTACCTGAAAATGCTGGGTTCATCAACGATGTACTGAATAAAAAATCGCTCCGAAATATCATCGGTAAGATCTTGAGCGTCACAGATGTACCGACCACAGCAAATTTCTTGGACAGGATCAAGACCATGGGTTATGATTTTGCCTTCAAAGGTGGTCTTTCATTTAGCTTGGGCGATATTATCATTCCTGAGGAAAAGCATGAAATGATCGCTGATGCAAATGGGCAGGTCGATGGTATCATGGCCAACTATAACATGGGTCTGATCACCAACAACGAGCGTTACAACCAAGTAATCGATGTTTGGACATCGACCAACGCCATGTTGACCGAATTGGCCATGAAGCGCATTCGCGAAGATCAGCAAGGCTTCAACTCAGTATATATGATGTTGGATTCTGGTGCAAGGGGTTCAAAAGAACAGATTCGCCAGTTGACAGGTATGCGTGGTTTGATGGCCAAGCCTAAAAAATCAACTGCTGGCGGTGGTGAAATCATTGAGAACCCAATTCTTTCCAATTTCAAGGAAGGATTGTCGATTCTCGAGTATTTCATTTCGACCCACGGTGCACGTAAAGGTCTGGCCGATACTGCATTGAAAACAGCTGATGCGGGGTATTTGACCCGTCGATTGGTAGATGTTTCGCAAGATGTGATCGTGACCATAGAAGACTGTGAAACGCTTCGTGGTATAGAGGTGGAAGCCTTGAAAAAGAACGAAGAGATAGTCGAGACCTTGGGTGAAAGAATTTTGGGTAGGGTATCGTTGCACGATGTGTACGATCCGATGACAGAAGAATTATTGCTTACATCCGGTCAAGAAATAAAAGAGGAAGATGTTGCTAAGATAGAAGCGTCACCAATTGAGAAAATCGAAGTGCGTTCAGCTTTGACCTGTGAAGCGCCCAAAGGTATTTGTGCAAAATGTTACGGAAGAAACCTTGCAACCAACAAAATGGTACAGCGTGGTGAAGCCGTTGGTGTTGTGGCAGCCCAATCAATTGGCGAGCCGGGTACACAGTTGACATTGCGTACGTTCCACGTCGGAGGTATCGCTGGTAACATTTCTGAAGATAATAAGCTCGAAGCCAAATATGATGGCGTTGCCGAGATTGAAGACCTTAGAACCGTTGTAGGTGAAAATTCAGAAGGTCAAAAAGCAAATATTGTGATTTCCAGAACCAGTGAAATCAAGATTGTCGATGAGAAAACGGGCATTACCCTGAGCACGAATAACATTCCTTATGGTTCACAATTGTTTATCAAGAATGGGGCAAAAGTGAAAAAAGGAGATGTTATCTGTCAATGGGATCCGTACAATGGGGTAATTGTTTCAGAGTTTACGGGCCAGATTGCCTATGAAAACATTGAACAGGGCGTGACCTATCAAGTAGAGATTGATGAGCAGACCGGTTTCCAAGAAAAGGTAATTTCTGAATCAAGAAACAAAAAGCTCATACCGACTTTGTTGATCAAGGATGGCAAGGGTGAAGTGTTACGTTCATATAACCTTCCTGTAGGGTCACACCTAATGGTTGATGATGGCAATAAGATCAAAGAAGGAAAGATTTTGGTCAAAATTCCACGTAAATCGGCCAAGGCAGGTGATATCACTGGTGGTCTGCCAAGGGTGACCGAATTGTTCGAAGCACGAAATCCTTCAAATCCGGCAGTGGTTTCAGAGATTGATGGAGTGGTTTCCTTTGGAAAGATCAAAAGGGGGAACCGCGAGATAATCATTGAGTCTAAAACTGAGGAGATCAAGAAATACTTGGTCAAGCTCTCAAACCAAATATTGGTTCAAGAGAATGATTATGTTAGGGCAGGTATGCCATTGTCAGATGGTTCGATTACGCCAGACGATATCTTGGCGATCAAAGGGCCTTCAGCTGTTCAGCAGTATCTTGTCAACGAAGTTCAAGAAGTATACCGCTTGCAAGGTGTGAAAATCAACGACAAACACTTTGAAGTAGTGGTGAGACAGATGATGCGCAAGGTTCAGATTCAAGATCCGGGCGATACGATTTTCTTGGAAAACCAATTGGTGCACAAAGATGATTTCATTCATGAGAATGATGAGATCTTTGGTAAGAAAGTGGTAGAAGACCCAGGTGAGTCTGAAAATTTGAAAGCTGGTCAGATCATTTCTGCTCGTGAACTACGTGATGAGAACTCACTTTTGAAGCGTTCAGATAAGGCAGTTGTCACAGCTAGGGATGCCATTGCAGCTACGGCTACACCTGTACTTCAGGGCATCACCAGGGCGTCATTGCAGACCAAGTCATTTATTTCGGCTGCATCTTTCCAAGAAACCACCAAAGTGTTGAACGAGGCCGCGGTAAGTGGTAAGGTCGATACGCTGGAAGGTCTCAAAGAAAATGTAATCGTCGGACACAAGATTCCTGCCGGTACGGGCATGAGAGACTATGATAGTATTATTGTGGGCTCTAAGGAAGAGTATGACGAAATCATGGCCCGAAAAGAAGAATTCAAATTTTAA
- the rplL gene encoding 50S ribosomal protein L7/L12, with amino-acid sequence MADLKDFAEQLVNLTVKEVNELADILKEEYGIEPAAAAVAVAGGTAAGGGEAEAAEEKSEFDVVLKAPGGSKLAVVKLVKELTGLGLKDAKDIVDSAPKAVKEGVSKDEAEGIKKSLEEAGAEVELK; translated from the coding sequence ATGGCAGATTTAAAAGATTTTGCGGAACAGTTGGTTAACCTTACGGTAAAGGAAGTAAATGAGTTGGCCGACATCTTAAAAGAAGAATACGGTATTGAGCCTGCTGCTGCGGCTGTTGCTGTTGCCGGTGGTACCGCTGCTGGTGGTGGTGAGGCCGAGGCTGCTGAGGAGAAATCAGAATTTGATGTAGTTTTGAAGGCTCCAGGAGGGTCTAAATTGGCTGTTGTCAAATTGGTGAAAGAGTTGACCGGTCTTGGCCTAAAAGATGCTAAAGACATTGTTGACAGTGCACCTAAGGCAGTTAAGGAAGGAGTTTCCAAAGATGAGGCAGAAGGTATCAAAAAATCATTGGAAGAAGCAGGAGCAGAAGTTGAGCTTAAATAA
- the rplA gene encoding 50S ribosomal protein L1 codes for MARLTKKQKEAHAKLDKNKLYSLEEASALIKEITNVKFDASVDLAVRLGVDPRKANQMVRGVVTLPHGTGKDVKVLALVTPDKEAEAKEAGADYVGLDEYLDKIKGGWTDVDVIVTMPSVMGKLGPLGRILGPRGLMPNPKTGTVTMDVGKAVSDVKGGKIDFKVDKTGIVHAAIGKASFSADKIAGNAKELIDTLVKMKPAAAKGVYMKSIFMSSTMSPSVQLDPKAV; via the coding sequence ATGGCAAGATTGACTAAAAAGCAAAAAGAGGCACATGCCAAGTTAGACAAGAATAAGTTGTACTCCTTGGAAGAAGCCTCGGCTTTGATAAAAGAAATTACCAATGTGAAATTTGATGCATCTGTTGATTTGGCAGTGCGTTTGGGTGTTGATCCACGTAAAGCAAATCAGATGGTTCGTGGAGTGGTGACCCTGCCCCACGGTACCGGAAAAGATGTGAAAGTTTTGGCATTGGTGACCCCAGACAAAGAGGCGGAAGCAAAAGAAGCAGGTGCCGATTATGTGGGGTTAGATGAATATTTGGATAAGATCAAAGGCGGTTGGACAGATGTCGATGTTATCGTGACCATGCCCAGTGTAATGGGTAAACTAGGTCCGTTAGGTCGTATTCTCGGACCCCGGGGCTTGATGCCCAATCCGAAGACGGGTACCGTGACCATGGATGTTGGAAAAGCGGTCTCTGATGTCAAAGGAGGTAAAATCGATTTCAAGGTTGACAAGACCGGTATCGTACACGCGGCCATCGGTAAGGCTTCTTTTTCTGCCGATAAAATCGCGGGCAATGCCAAAGAGTTGATCGATACCTTGGTGAAGATGAAGCCTGCAGCGGCCAAAGGCGTTTACATGAAGAGTATCTTCATGTCGAGTACCATGAGTCCCAGTGTTCAATTAGATCCAAAAGCAGTTTAA
- a CDS encoding DUF3467 domain-containing protein, with protein MAEKEKKQKQINIELDEKTAEGTYSNLAIINHSVSEFVIDFISMMPGTPKAKVKSRIVLTPQHAKKFLKALNENVVRFEQAHGTIKDYEQPPIPLNFGPTGEA; from the coding sequence ATGGCTGAGAAAGAAAAAAAACAAAAACAGATCAATATTGAATTGGATGAGAAGACGGCCGAAGGTACCTATTCAAATTTGGCCATCATCAACCACTCTGTTTCTGAATTTGTCATTGACTTCATTAGTATGATGCCAGGTACCCCCAAGGCAAAGGTCAAAAGTCGAATAGTTTTGACCCCACAGCATGCTAAAAAGTTTTTGAAGGCCTTGAACGAGAATGTAGTACGTTTTGAACAGGCCCATGGTACCATAAAAGATTATGAACAGCCTCCTATACCACTAAATTTTGGTCCTACTGGAGAAGCATAA